The following are from one region of the candidate division WOR-3 bacterium genome:
- the alaS gene encoding alanine--tRNA ligase — MNHRELRRTFLEFYAQREHKIVPSSSLIPRDDPTLLFTNAGMVQFKALWAGAVELPYKRACSIQKCLRASDLERVGKTPRHCTFFEMLGNFSFGDYFKAEAIPWAWEYLTEVVKIDPSRLYVSVYREDDEAYEVWHKVVGLPEDKIFRLGEEDNFWGPAGGTGACGPCSEIYCDLGAEFGCGKEGCGPGCDCDRFSEIYNIVFPQFNQLPDGTRVPLKNRGIDTGMGLERLAMVSQMKKSIFETDLFAPIVKGIEEILGMDLTIDNRQMFYVAADHTRALVFAIADGGIPSNEGRGYILRNILRRALLFAQRQKVSEPFLYRVAGVVVELMRQWYPELGAKREQAALIIKAEEERFLRTLAAGLEIWQEVLSRYKDEGVVPGEELFRLHDTYGFHIELVQELADEAGLKLDQEGFEQAMQEQRERSRKATFIAEGKEAAVVDSGALMSEFVGYDMDETETELVDFQRLDDGSYELILARTPFYSEKGGQVGDTGRVMGEGFEFEVKDSYFRHGVRLARAVLKKGEPKKGTVFAAIDKERRREIERAHTATHLLHAALRRVLGDYVKQEGSLVEPGRLRFDFAAFEPLKPAEIEAVERLIYEQIIRDVPVERLVDVPLGEAKRMGALAFFGEEYGERVNVLRIGDFSVELCGGTHLRRTGEIGFFRIVAETGVAAGIRRIEALVGRQAFERLRAERQTLDRLQEFLGVSEGGLIKRVEALSDEAKRLGARVRQLSAQLARQEAAVLVQHAEIKGNIRLIIGHFAFFEVDELRIICDRVRELLVSNYAGFLSGAVSGSRLRYVVFVSPDLQARLPAGKLAKVVGNALGGGGGGRQDIGEGGGGVDNLEAGRMAFRKELENLLVEG, encoded by the coding sequence ATGAATCATCGTGAGTTGCGCCGGACATTTTTGGAGTTCTATGCCCAGCGGGAGCATAAGATTGTTCCCAGTTCCTCTTTAATCCCGCGGGATGACCCAACGCTGCTTTTTACCAATGCCGGAATGGTCCAGTTCAAGGCGCTCTGGGCAGGTGCGGTTGAGCTGCCTTATAAGCGGGCATGCTCAATTCAGAAGTGTCTGCGGGCATCGGACCTGGAGCGGGTTGGCAAGACACCAAGGCACTGCACCTTTTTTGAGATGCTGGGCAACTTTTCCTTTGGCGACTATTTTAAGGCTGAGGCGATTCCCTGGGCTTGGGAGTATCTCACCGAGGTGGTGAAAATTGACCCTTCAAGGCTTTATGTTTCGGTTTATCGGGAGGATGATGAGGCTTATGAGGTTTGGCATAAGGTTGTCGGGTTGCCAGAGGATAAGATTTTTCGGCTGGGCGAGGAGGACAACTTCTGGGGTCCGGCAGGTGGAACTGGCGCCTGCGGTCCCTGTTCTGAGATTTACTGCGACTTAGGAGCGGAGTTTGGTTGCGGCAAGGAGGGATGTGGTCCTGGTTGTGATTGCGACCGGTTCAGCGAGATTTACAATATTGTTTTTCCCCAGTTCAATCAGTTGCCAGATGGCACGAGGGTGCCTTTGAAGAACCGGGGAATTGACACGGGTATGGGGCTGGAGCGGCTGGCAATGGTTTCGCAGATGAAAAAGAGCATCTTTGAGACCGACCTGTTTGCACCGATTGTGAAGGGAATTGAGGAGATTTTAGGGATGGATTTAACCATTGATAACCGGCAGATGTTTTATGTTGCTGCCGACCATACGCGGGCGCTGGTGTTTGCGATTGCGGATGGTGGGATACCGTCAAATGAGGGCAGGGGGTATATCCTGCGCAATATTTTGAGAAGGGCGCTTTTGTTTGCCCAGCGGCAGAAGGTGTCTGAGCCTTTTCTTTACCGGGTTGCAGGTGTGGTGGTGGAGTTGATGCGGCAATGGTATCCAGAACTTGGGGCAAAAAGGGAGCAGGCGGCATTGATTATCAAGGCAGAGGAGGAGCGATTTTTGCGCACGCTTGCTGCCGGTCTGGAGATATGGCAGGAGGTTTTAAGTCGTTACAAGGATGAGGGTGTGGTTCCGGGTGAGGAGCTCTTCCGGCTGCACGACACCTATGGGTTTCATATTGAACTGGTGCAGGAATTGGCAGATGAGGCGGGGTTGAAACTTGACCAGGAGGGTTTTGAGCAGGCGATGCAGGAGCAGCGGGAGCGGAGCAGAAAGGCAACATTTATTGCCGAGGGTAAGGAGGCGGCGGTAGTGGATTCAGGTGCGCTGATGTCAGAGTTTGTTGGGTATGATATGGATGAGACTGAGACCGAACTGGTTGATTTCCAGCGGCTGGACGACGGGAGTTATGAACTGATTTTGGCAAGGACGCCGTTTTATTCTGAGAAGGGTGGTCAGGTTGGGGATACCGGCAGGGTGATGGGCGAGGGTTTTGAGTTTGAGGTTAAGGACAGTTATTTTCGGCACGGGGTGAGGCTGGCGCGGGCGGTTTTGAAGAAGGGCGAACCGAAGAAGGGGACGGTTTTTGCTGCGATTGATAAGGAGCGGCGCAGGGAGATTGAGCGGGCGCATACCGCAACCCATCTGCTGCATGCGGCACTGCGCCGGGTTCTTGGTGATTATGTGAAACAGGAGGGTTCGTTGGTTGAGCCGGGTAGGCTCAGGTTTGACTTTGCCGCATTTGAGCCTTTAAAACCGGCAGAGATTGAGGCGGTAGAGCGGCTAATTTATGAGCAGATTATCCGGGATGTGCCAGTTGAGCGGCTGGTGGATGTGCCTCTCGGCGAGGCAAAGCGGATGGGCGCCTTGGCATTTTTTGGCGAGGAGTATGGCGAGAGGGTGAATGTTTTACGGATTGGGGATTTTTCTGTTGAGTTGTGCGGTGGCACCCATCTGCGCCGGACAGGGGAGATCGGGTTTTTCCGGATTGTGGCTGAGACCGGTGTGGCTGCCGGAATCAGGCGGATTGAGGCGCTGGTGGGCAGGCAGGCTTTTGAGCGGTTGCGGGCCGAGCGGCAAACTCTTGACAGGTTGCAGGAGTTTTTGGGCGTGAGTGAGGGGGGGCTCATCAAGCGGGTGGAGGCGCTGAGCGATGAGGCAAAAAGGCTGGGTGCACGGGTGCGGCAGCTTTCAGCCCAGCTTGCCCGTCAGGAGGCAGCGGTTCTTGTTCAGCATGCTGAGATCAAAGGTAATATCAGGCTGATCATCGGGCACTTTGCCTTTTTTGAGGTTGATGAGTTAAGGATAATCTGCGACCGGGTGCGGGAGTTGCTGGTAAGTAATTATGCCGGATTTTTGAGCGGCGCGGTGAGCGGTTCAAGGTTGCGTTATGTTGTTTTTGTCAGTCCGGATTTACAGGCGCGGTTGCCTGCAGGGAAACTGGCAAAGGTGGTGGGAAATGCCCTTGGCGGTGGTGGCGGCGGCAGGCAGGATATTGGTGAGGGGGGTGGTGGAGTGGACAATCTGGAGGCGGGGAGGATGGCGTTCCGTAAGGAACTGGAAAATCTACTGGTTGAGGGTTAG